The Peptostreptococcaceae bacterium genome includes the window TGTCGAAGTGAAGGCAGAAACGAATCTTAAAGCTAAAAGTATAAAAAGTTATTATGAAAAATTTCATCCGTCAATTTCAGTAAGAACGGCAATGGCGGATTATAAGAGAGAAGAATGGCTTTTGAATATTCCTTTATGGGCTATTGAAGTGTTGGAAAATGAAATCAATGGATAATGGTAATATGGGCAAGAAAGAAGGTGCTATCCGAATGCAAGGGAGAAACAAAATATGTTTCTCCCTTGCAGATTTTTTTATTTTCTATGAAATGTTATTTTGCCGCATCCTTCAAACGCCTTGTCGCTGATTTCGGTAAGCGAGGGAGGCAGGTATACGTCTGTCAAAGAGGTGCAGTCTTTGAAGGCCCATGCGCTGATGTTCTCTGTTCCTTCGTTTATGATGACCTTTCTGAGCAAATTCGACCGGTAGAAGGTGAAGGGGACGATTGAACGGAGGCTTCCGGGAATCTCGATTTCTTCAATGGCTGTTCGCGTCAGGGCATATTGCCACATGCTTTGAAGATTGGGCGGAAGATTCAATGTCTTGAGACCGGTGCAACCGTCAAAGACAAATCCTCCGATTTCAGTAACGCTTTCAGGTATGTTCACTGATTCGATTTCGGTATGGCCCTTGAACAAATCGTCATGCAATATTGTTATTACTATATTTTTCGGGAATTCAATATGCGAGGCCTTGCCCTCGTAACCGTTGATGCAATATGTTCCGTCCGGAACCATTTTGCTATAGAAACCCATAAGTTTGCTCCTTTACAATATGAATGATTTCTATTTTGAGTATAGCATGAAAATCAGCGGGCAGTACATGCATGTAGATGTTTTCACAGCCGCATTAGAATGATATGATTAAAGAATATAGCAGATGGAAAGGAATGGTGGTTATGAAATACGAACTATTGATTTTTGATGCCGACGGCACCTTGTTCGACTTTGCGAAGGCGGAGGAATACGCCTTCTTCAAGACGGCGGAAAATGCCGGGCGAAATTTTAGCAATGATGAATACGGTATATATACGAGCGTAAACAAAGGCATATGGAAAGAGATGGAGCTTGGCAAGATCGACCAAGAAACACTGAAAGCTGAGAGGTTTAGACGATTTTTCGTTGAACTGGGCATAGATGAAGATGCGGTTGGTTTTTCAAAGGAGTACCTGTACAATCTTTCTACCGCAGGTTTTCTCTATGAGGGGGCGGAAGAATTGCTGAATAGGCTTAAGGGTAGATACAGAATGGTTCTTCTTACAAACGGACTGACATCGGTACAGGAGACTCGCCTTGGCAAATCGCCGGTAAGACCATATTTCGAGGAACTTGTCATCTCCGAAAGCGTAGGGATATCAAAGCCGGATCCGAGAATATTTGAGCATACATTCAATAAAATAGGATATGAGAAAAAAGATAAAACGCTCATGATAGGGGACAGCCTCACATCGGATATTAAAGGGGGCCTCAATTTTGGAGTGGATACATGCTGGTATAATGCTGAAATGAAGGAAAACGAAAAAAATATCATTCCAAAGTACGAGGTGCATGATTACGAGGAACTATTGGGTATATTGGGAATGTAGGTCCATTAGGGGAGGTGTAATCTATGACTTTAAAGAAAAGGCTGTACAAGGATACTGAAAATAAAATGCTTGGCGGTGTGTGTGCCGGAATAGCGGACTATTTTGCGATTGATCCAACTATTGTAAGGTTGCTTTGGGTCTTTTTTTCTATGTTCTATGGAATAGGGGTTCTTATCTATATTGCCGCATTGATTATTTTGCCTAACAAGAATGAAATAATTTGAATTTGTTTTTGCATTTAAAGAAAGGTGCCTTAGGCATCTTTTTGTTCATCGAGATATAACACGAATGATAAATTGAAATTAAAGAAAAAAATTCGTAAAACCTATTGAAACGCAAGAATTCCTTTGTTATCATTAATGTTGGGTTTCACTTTTATATTCTGATGATATGGATCAGAAGTCTCTACCGGGCTGCCGTAAATTGTCCGACTAGAAGTGGGGAAATTAGTCATGACTCAGACTGGTTTTTCACTATGTCCGTGAAACCGGTTATGGGTCTGTTTTTTTTAAGGTGCTACTCATTCTTGGATAGCCCAAAGAAAGTGTATGTTTGGGCTATCCTTCTTTTAATAAAAAGAATAAGAGTTTAACAAATTGCAATGAGGTAAAATAACCGGGAACACAATGGATAAAGGTGGTTATATGAAAAATACAGTTAAAAGAATTTTTGTGGAAAAGAAAAAGGGCTTTGATGTGGACGCTGTCCATCTCTTGCATGACCTGAAAAGAAGCCTGAATCTGAAAAAGCTTGAAGGCGTTAGGATAATCAACAGATATGATGTTGCTGGAATGGATAAGGATGCTTTTGAGCAATCTGCCTCTACGATTTTTTCGGAGCCGAATGTTGATAATGTATATTATGAGACACTTGAAGTGGAGCGGGACGAAAACTACTTTGCGGTAGAATATTTGCCTGGGCAATACGACCAAAGGGCGGACTCTGCAGCCCAATGCGTTCAGATATTGACACGCAAGGAAAAGCCTGCGGTATCTGCGGCAAAGATTTATGTTCTTAAGGGGAATATTGGCGCCGCCGGTTTGGACAGCGTGAAGAAATACATTATTAACCCGGTTGATTCAAGAGAGGCTTCGCTTCTTAAGCCGCTAAGCCTTGAGATGGAAACCTTAGAGCCTGAAGATGTTGCTATAGTTAAAGGTTTCACCGAATTCGACGCAAATGAAATGAAGGCCTTTATGGACGAGGTTGGTTTTGCAATGAGCTACGAGGACCTGCTCTTTTGCCAGAAGTATTTCAGGGACGATGAGAAAAGGAACCCAACGATAACCGAGCTTAAGGTCATCGATACATATTGGTCGGATCATTGTCGCCATACGACCTTCGCTACGGAAATAATTTCGGTAGACATAGAGGACTCTCCGCTTAACAAGCCTGTCAAGGAAGCCTTCAATTCATACGAAAAAGCACGCAAGTATGTGTACGGAGAAAGAGAAAAAGACCGATGCTTGATGGATATAGCAACCATGGGTATGCGTCTTATGAAGAAAAAGGGTCTTCTTGAAGATCTTGAGGAATCAGAAGAGATAAATGCCTGCTCAATTAGAGCGGAGATAGAGGTGGACGGAAAACCGGAGGAATGGCTTGTTATGTTTAAGAACGAGACTCACAACCATCCTACTGAAATAGAGCCTTTTGGCGGAGCCGCAACCTGCCTAGGAGGAGCCATAAGGGATCCTCTTTCAGGTAGAAGCTATGTCTACCAGGCGATGAGGGTAACCGGAAGCGGGGATCCGAGAACGCCGCTTTCAGAAACACTTCCCGGCAAACTGCCCCAAAGAAAAATAACAACGAAGGCAGCTGCTGGGTACAGCTCATACGGAAACCAGATAGGGCTTGCTACAGGCCAGGTATCCGAGGTCTACCATCCGGGCTTTGTTGCCAAGCGCATGGAAGTTGGAGCGGTTATAGCCGGAGTTCCAAGCGCGAATGTGGTAAGAGAATCTCCGGTACCGGGAGATTTGATAGTCCTCGTAGGTGGAAAGACCGGGCGTGACGGCTGCGGTGGTGCAACAGGCTCTTCTAAGGAACATACGGAGGAATCCATACTTACATGTGGGGCCGAGGTTCAAAAGGGCAATGCGCCTACCGAAAGGAAGATACAAAGGCTTTTCAGAAATGCCGAGCTTTCTCAAATGATAAAGAAATGCAACGATTTTGGAGCAGGTGGCGTTTCGGTGGCAATAGGCGAACTGGCGCCAAGCCTCGACATCGATCTTGACGCAGTCCCCAAAAAATACGATGGACTCGATGGAACGGAGCTTGCCATATCCGAGTCGCAGGAGCGCATGGCTGTTGTAATAGAGCCTGCGAACCTAGAAAAATTCAAGACCTTTGCAGATGGTGAGAATCTTGATGCTACTCTTGTGGCGCGAGTTACAGACACGGGCCGCCTCGTGATGAAGTGGCGAGGAAAGAACATTCTGGACATATCTAGGGCTTTCCTTGATAGCAACGGGGTAAAGCAAACTACCAAGGTAAAGGTAAAGGCGCCTTTAGGCAATGATTATTTTGACAATATGCCGGAGTTTCTGTCGGGACTTAAGGGTAAAGATTTATGGCGCGGAGCCCTTGGAGACTTGAATCAGTCATCTAAGAAAGGCCTTACCGAGAGGTTCGACGCTTCCGTAGGTGCAAGCACGGTGCTGATGCCTTATGGAGGAAGCTACGCGATGACGCCGGCGCAGGGAATGGTTGCAAAGCTGCCTGTGCTTGACGGTGAAACAGGCGATTGCACTTTCATGGCCTATGGTTTTGACCCGAGGCTTGCTGTGTGGAGCCCTTTCCACGGAGCGTTTTATTCAGTGGCCCATTCACTTGCCAAGATTACAGCCATGGGGGGAGATTCGAGCAAGGCAAGGCTTTCCCTTCAGGAATATTTCGAGAAGCTTGGAAACAATCCGGAAAAATGGGGCAAACCCTTTGCGGCTCTTTTGGGAGCCTTCAAGGTTCAGGAAGAGATGTGCGTTCCCGCAATCGGAGGAAAGGATTCAATGAGTGGAACATTCAATGACCTTAATGTGCCGCCCTCGCTGATTTCATTTGCGGTTTCTGTAGGCAAGGCTGAAAGGGCATTGTCTCCGGAATTCAAGAGATGGGACAATCCGGTTGTCAGGATATTTGTCGAAAGAAATGCCGAGGGGCTTGTCAATCTTAAAAAGCTTAAGGAAATGAACGCAAGGGTCTTAGAACTTATTGGCAAGAAAAAGGCGGTTTCGGCATATGCGGTTGACGGTGGAGGAGTGGCGCCTGCAATAGCAAAGATGGCATTTGGAAACAGAATTGGATTCGAGTTTAACAGCCCGAACAATAAAGATGAATGGTTTATGCCGGATTTCAGGTCCATCATTCTTGAAATTGACGTTGAAAGCTTTGACATAAAAGACTTTGAAGGCGTGTCATGGGAGATGATTGGAAGAACTGTCAAAGACCAGTCAATAACAGTTGGAGACATGAGGATTTCGCTTGAAGAGTTGCAAAAGAAGTGGCTCGAGCCCCTAAACGATATTTTTCCGGTAAAGGAAGATGTTGAGGGCCAGCCAATGCAGATATCATACAAAAGCGCGGCGCCTAGGAAAACGCTCCTCCGCGTTCCAAAGCCACGTATACTGATACCGGTATTCCCGGGAACAAACAGTGAATACGATACTGCAAGAGCCTTTGAAAAAGCGGGTGGACAGGCGCAGACACTTGTGTTTGGAAATCTTAGCTCTCAGGCTGTGGAGGAATCAATAGAGGCAATGGTTAAGGCTATAAGAAATTCGCAAATAATTGCCGTTCCGGGGGGCTTCAGCGCGGGAGACGAACCCGATGGTTCGGGCAAGTTCATAGCCACGGTTTTCAGAAACCCTGCAATAATGGATGCCGTCATGGACCTAATAAAGAACCGCGACGGGCTCATGCTGGGGATATGCAATGGATTCCAGGCGTTCATAAAGCTTGGACTTGTGCCATATGGTGAAATACGCGACATGGATGAAAATGCGCCGACACTTACCTTTAATAAAATAAACCGACACGTTGCGATGATGGCGAGAACGAAGATAACCTCAAATCTTTCTCCGTGGTTTGCCAATGTGAATGTTGGAGATGTACACTTGATTCCGCTTTCACATGGAGAGGGTCGATTCGTGGCAAGCGGGGAAGAAATGAATCAGCTTGTCAAAGCCGGCCAAATAGCTGCGCAGTATGTAGACATGGACGGAAAGGCTTCCTATGATGGATATTTTAATCCCAATGGTTCCTTGCATGCCGTTGAGGCCATAACGAGTCCCGACGGAAGGATACTAGGCAAGATGGGCCACTCGGAAAGAATGGGTAGCAATGTAGCGAAGAACATTCCCGGCGACAAGGATCAGAAAATATTCGAGGCCGGAGTTGGGTACTTTAAGTAGGATTAGGAAGTACAGTAAAAGAAGCAGGCAGTTTGCAGTGGGCAGAGAAAATAAAAAATAGTTTACTCGCTATAGTTCGCGTCAATACGAACTATAGCGGGTAAATTTATATTTAAATTTCGTTAAACGTATTGACTTGAAGTGGTGCCTTTGCTAATATTAAAATGTATTCACAATCAAATATAGCGCTTATATAATGTCGGGTATGAGGTCCGAGAGTTTCTACCAGACAGCCGAAAAAATGTCTGACTATGAGCGAAGCAAGATTGTTAATAAAAAGGCTTCGCTTTTTGCGCTGCTTTTGTTTTTTTTTGAAAGATTATCGGTATTAATAAATAGAGTGGTATAAATGAATATTGAAAGGAAGATTCTATGAAGATTGCTGTGGTAATGGGAAGCGATTCGGATTATGAAGTTGTGAAAAAGGGCTTGAACATTCTCAAGGATTTCGATGTTCCTTATGAGGCTAGGGTAATTTCGGCGCATAGGACACCGGATACGGCCCTGGAATTTGCTAGGGGCGCGGAGGAAAACGGCTTCGATGTCATAATTGGAGCGGCTGGCAAGGCGGCCCATCTTCCGGGCGTATTGGCGGCTATGACTATTTTGCCTGTAATAGGTTTGCCTATCAAGTCATCTACCATGGACGGACTCGATTCGCTTCTGTCAATAGTACAGATGCCAAATGGTATTCCAGTGGCTACAGTGGCTATAAACGGAGCGGAGAATGCGGCGCTGCTTGCAATTCAAATATTGTCGATTAAGGATGAATCACTAAAAGTAAAATTAAAGGCTCATAGGTTAATGATGGCAGAAGTGGTTGCTCAAAAGGACAGGAAGATAATGGGACTGGAAAAATAGGAGGATATTATGAAAAAACTCGAAATGATTTACGAAGGAAAGGCCAAAAAAGTATATAAAACCGATGATGCAGATAGGTACATTGTTGAATACAAGGACGATGCAACTGCCTTCAATGGCGTAAAGAAGGGAACAATCACGGGAAAGGGAGTCATAAATAACAAGATGAGTGCGGTACTTTTCGAAATGCTCGAAAAAGAAGGCATACCGACCCATTTTGAGGGACTCTTAAGCGACAGAGAAACGCTTGTCAAAGCTGTTAAAATAGTTCCACTTGAGGTTATTATGAGAAACATAGCAGCAGGATCTCTTGCAAAGAGACTTGGGCTTAAAGAGGGCACGCCTATGAAGCGTCCGGTTCTTGAATTTTGCTACAAGGACGATGAACTCGGAGACCCAATTGTAAACGAAGACCACATACTGGCTGTGGAGTTGGCAACCGAAGATCAATTAAAAATAATCAAGGAATACGCATATAAAATCAACGAGCTTTTGATGGCTTTTTTCAAGGAAAGAAAGATTAGACTTGTTGATTTTAAAATAGAATTGGGAGTTTACAAGGGCAAGATTATTTTGGCCGATGAGATTTCTCCCGACACCTGTAGACTTTGGGACTGGGAAACTGACAAGAAGCTTGATAAGGATCGCTTCAGAAGGGACCTTGGGGGCGTTGAAGACGCATACGAAGAAATTTTCTCGAGGATCAGCAAGTAGGGGAACAGGAAAAGAAGTTGGCAGCGTGCAGTTTGCAGTAAAAGAGGAAAAAAGGACTAAAAAGGGACAGACATTTTTGTGTTCACGGTATGAATACACACAGGGCACAAGAAACAGGTGCAGGGCGCAGCAATCGAGCAAGTTTTGAGCCGTATAGAACAGCAGAAAGAAAAAGAAGATTGCAGCATATTGCCTGATGTATACTAAGCAAAAAAAGTGAGGGCTACAATGAATGAATTGATGGAATGGGATAAGTTGAAGGAAGAATGTGGAGTCATAGGAATTTACGATCCCAAGGAGTACCAGGATATTTCAAGGCTGACATATTTCGGGTTGATAGCCCTTCAGCATAGGGGCCAGGAAAGCGCCGGCATTGCTGTTTCAAACGGAAAGATGCATTATTACAAGGAGATGGGATTGGTTCAGGAGGTTTTCTCGGATGAGATTTTAAACCGATTGAAGGGCCGCGTAGCGATAGGCCATGTGCGTTACTCGACAACCGGAGAAAGTTATGTAGCAAATGCGCAGCCGCTGGTGGTTAAATACAAGGGTGGTTCCATAGCGCTTGCACACAACGGCAATCTTATAAATGCCGCTGTCTTGAGGGATGAATTGGAGGACAAGGGGTCCATTTTCCAGACATCCATAGATAGCGAAGTCATAGCTAATCTGATAGCAAGAAACTATAGATTGGGGTTCAAGGAAGCCATAATCCATTCGGTTCAGAGGATAAAAGGGGCTTATGCCTTGACTATAATCTGCGAAAACAAGCTCATAGGGGTCAGAGACCCAAACGGACTCAGGCCTCTTTGCGTCGGAAAGCTTGGTGATGGGTATGTGCTGGCGTCAGAGAGCTGTGCACTTGATGTTACAGGGGCTGAATTCATACGGGACGTCGACCCGGGCGAAATGGTAGTAATAGATGAAAAAGGAATTGAATCGATCAAGTTTGACAACAATACCAGAAAAGCCCTTTGCTCTTTCGAATTTGTGTATTTCGCGCGGCCTGACAGCAATCTCGATGGTAAAAGCGTATACAACAGCCGCAGAAATGCAGGGCGTATACTTGCGAGGCAATACCCGGCCAATGCCGATATGGTAATTGCCGTTCCGGATTCCGGGACAGTTGCTGCCATAGGATATGCTGAGGAATCGGGGATTCCATTCGGAGAGGGGCTTGTAAAAAACAGATATGTTGGGCGTACATTCATAGAGCCTGATCAAAAGACGCGGGAGCTTGCTGTAAGATTGAAATTGAATCCGCTCAAACTTAACCTAAAAGACAAACGCATAGTGCTTATAGATGATTCGATTGTGCGTGGCACAACGAGCAAGCGTATAGTTTCAATGCTCAAGGAGGCAGGGGCAAAAGAGGTTCATGTACGGATTAGCTCGCCTCCGGTTAAATATTCGTGCTTCTTCGGAATAGACACACCTGAGCGCAAGAAACTGGTGGGAGCCCAATACTCCATAGAAGAAATAAGGGAAATGATTGGAGCCGATTCCTTGGGATATCTAAGCGTAGAAGGACTCTACGAGTCGATAGGAATGTCTCCGGACAGCCTATGCAAGGCCTGCTTCGATGGAAACTACCCAATGGAGGTTCCAAAGACA containing:
- a CDS encoding leucine-rich repeat domain-containing protein, translated to MGFYSKMVPDGTYCINGYEGKASHIEFPKNIVITILHDDLFKGHTEIESVNIPESVTEIGGFVFDGCTGLKTLNLPPNLQSMWQYALTRTAIEEIEIPGSLRSIVPFTFYRSNLLRKVIINEGTENISAWAFKDCTSLTDVYLPPSLTEISDKAFEGCGKITFHRK
- a CDS encoding YjjG family noncanonical pyrimidine nucleotidase — translated: MKYELLIFDADGTLFDFAKAEEYAFFKTAENAGRNFSNDEYGIYTSVNKGIWKEMELGKIDQETLKAERFRRFFVELGIDEDAVGFSKEYLYNLSTAGFLYEGAEELLNRLKGRYRMVLLTNGLTSVQETRLGKSPVRPYFEELVISESVGISKPDPRIFEHTFNKIGYEKKDKTLMIGDSLTSDIKGGLNFGVDTCWYNAEMKENEKNIIPKYEVHDYEELLGILGM
- a CDS encoding PspC domain-containing protein, which codes for MTLKKRLYKDTENKMLGGVCAGIADYFAIDPTIVRLLWVFFSMFYGIGVLIYIAALIILPNKNEII
- a CDS encoding phosphoribosylformylglycinamidine synthase, which encodes MKNTVKRIFVEKKKGFDVDAVHLLHDLKRSLNLKKLEGVRIINRYDVAGMDKDAFEQSASTIFSEPNVDNVYYETLEVERDENYFAVEYLPGQYDQRADSAAQCVQILTRKEKPAVSAAKIYVLKGNIGAAGLDSVKKYIINPVDSREASLLKPLSLEMETLEPEDVAIVKGFTEFDANEMKAFMDEVGFAMSYEDLLFCQKYFRDDEKRNPTITELKVIDTYWSDHCRHTTFATEIISVDIEDSPLNKPVKEAFNSYEKARKYVYGEREKDRCLMDIATMGMRLMKKKGLLEDLEESEEINACSIRAEIEVDGKPEEWLVMFKNETHNHPTEIEPFGGAATCLGGAIRDPLSGRSYVYQAMRVTGSGDPRTPLSETLPGKLPQRKITTKAAAGYSSYGNQIGLATGQVSEVYHPGFVAKRMEVGAVIAGVPSANVVRESPVPGDLIVLVGGKTGRDGCGGATGSSKEHTEESILTCGAEVQKGNAPTERKIQRLFRNAELSQMIKKCNDFGAGGVSVAIGELAPSLDIDLDAVPKKYDGLDGTELAISESQERMAVVIEPANLEKFKTFADGENLDATLVARVTDTGRLVMKWRGKNILDISRAFLDSNGVKQTTKVKVKAPLGNDYFDNMPEFLSGLKGKDLWRGALGDLNQSSKKGLTERFDASVGASTVLMPYGGSYAMTPAQGMVAKLPVLDGETGDCTFMAYGFDPRLAVWSPFHGAFYSVAHSLAKITAMGGDSSKARLSLQEYFEKLGNNPEKWGKPFAALLGAFKVQEEMCVPAIGGKDSMSGTFNDLNVPPSLISFAVSVGKAERALSPEFKRWDNPVVRIFVERNAEGLVNLKKLKEMNARVLELIGKKKAVSAYAVDGGGVAPAIAKMAFGNRIGFEFNSPNNKDEWFMPDFRSIILEIDVESFDIKDFEGVSWEMIGRTVKDQSITVGDMRISLEELQKKWLEPLNDIFPVKEDVEGQPMQISYKSAAPRKTLLRVPKPRILIPVFPGTNSEYDTARAFEKAGGQAQTLVFGNLSSQAVEESIEAMVKAIRNSQIIAVPGGFSAGDEPDGSGKFIATVFRNPAIMDAVMDLIKNRDGLMLGICNGFQAFIKLGLVPYGEIRDMDENAPTLTFNKINRHVAMMARTKITSNLSPWFANVNVGDVHLIPLSHGEGRFVASGEEMNQLVKAGQIAAQYVDMDGKASYDGYFNPNGSLHAVEAITSPDGRILGKMGHSERMGSNVAKNIPGDKDQKIFEAGVGYFK
- the purE gene encoding 5-(carboxyamino)imidazole ribonucleotide mutase; translated protein: MKIAVVMGSDSDYEVVKKGLNILKDFDVPYEARVISAHRTPDTALEFARGAEENGFDVIIGAAGKAAHLPGVLAAMTILPVIGLPIKSSTMDGLDSLLSIVQMPNGIPVATVAINGAENAALLAIQILSIKDESLKVKLKAHRLMMAEVVAQKDRKIMGLEK
- a CDS encoding phosphoribosylaminoimidazolesuccinocarboxamide synthase — its product is MKKLEMIYEGKAKKVYKTDDADRYIVEYKDDATAFNGVKKGTITGKGVINNKMSAVLFEMLEKEGIPTHFEGLLSDRETLVKAVKIVPLEVIMRNIAAGSLAKRLGLKEGTPMKRPVLEFCYKDDELGDPIVNEDHILAVELATEDQLKIIKEYAYKINELLMAFFKERKIRLVDFKIELGVYKGKIILADEISPDTCRLWDWETDKKLDKDRFRRDLGGVEDAYEEIFSRISK
- a CDS encoding amidophosphoribosyltransferase, encoding MNELMEWDKLKEECGVIGIYDPKEYQDISRLTYFGLIALQHRGQESAGIAVSNGKMHYYKEMGLVQEVFSDEILNRLKGRVAIGHVRYSTTGESYVANAQPLVVKYKGGSIALAHNGNLINAAVLRDELEDKGSIFQTSIDSEVIANLIARNYRLGFKEAIIHSVQRIKGAYALTIICENKLIGVRDPNGLRPLCVGKLGDGYVLASESCALDVTGAEFIRDVDPGEMVVIDEKGIESIKFDNNTRKALCSFEFVYFARPDSNLDGKSVYNSRRNAGRILARQYPANADMVIAVPDSGTVAAIGYAEESGIPFGEGLVKNRYVGRTFIEPDQKTRELAVRLKLNPLKLNLKDKRIVLIDDSIVRGTTSKRIVSMLKEAGAKEVHVRISSPPVKYSCFFGIDTPERKKLVGAQYSIEEIREMIGADSLGYLSVEGLYESIGMSPDSLCKACFDGNYPMEVPKTADKFLFEK